The following coding sequences lie in one Anas platyrhynchos isolate ZD024472 breed Pekin duck chromosome 15, IASCAAS_PekinDuck_T2T, whole genome shotgun sequence genomic window:
- the LOC101792736 gene encoding phospholipase A2, whose translation MAPRPAPLLLLLLLLAVYRGTLGEARLRNKRGILELAGAIRCTTGRSPFAYLRYGCYCGLGGRGWPKDRVDWCCFNHDCCYGKAERAGCHPKIESYHWECEDNVAMCESIEEKCQKMACECDSQAAKCFSKAPYHTKYLLWPDVMCGEIQPVCRY comes from the exons ATGgcgccccgcccggccccgctgctgctgttgctgctgctgctggctg TTTATAGAGGCACTCTTGGGGAAGCCCGTTTAAGGAACAAAAGAGGAATTCTGGAATTAGCCGGAGCCATTAGATGTACTACAGGACGATCTCCTTTTGCCTACCTACGATATGGATGCTACTGTGGActgggaggaagaggatggcCCAAGGACAGAGTAGATTG gTGCTGCTTTAACCATGACTGCTGCTATGGTAAGGCAGAACGAGCAGGTTGTCACCCTAAGATAGAAAGTTACCACTGGGAATGTGAAGACAATGTTGCCATGTGTG aatcaATAGAAGAAAAGTGTCAAAAAATGGCATGTGAATGTGATAGCCAAGCTGccaaatgtttttctaaagcTCCTTATCATACAAAGTACCTTTTGTGGCCAGATGTTATGTGTGGTGAGATTCAGCCTGTGTGTAGATATTAG
- the BFAR gene encoding bifunctional apoptosis regulator, translating to MEEDETSQGEPERAEVKARATPEISRKISVSEFHCHCCYDILVNPTTLNCGHSFCRHCLALWWVSSKKNECPECREKWEGFPKVNILLRDVIERLFSDAIEQRKEDIQQNSDVARSLTTFQKYGNDQISTAPNTGRINPRGGGFFSGVLTALTGVAVVLLGYHWSSREFEDDLLVHKPVAKWTVEEVILWLEQLGPWASHYKEKFLLEKVNGRLLLTLTEEDFTKEPYSIVNNNHRKAIMAELECVKTLGVKPPQNLWEYKAVNPGKSLFILYALKSSPRLSMLYLYLFDYAEAFLPFIHTICPMQENQYEDIVTKLLDLKHPSWKQWREFIVKYLFVPYQLIAEFAWDWLDVHYWTSRFIIVNAMLHSVLELLTFWRLWSRRELKTIPHRMWRHFWKVSTQGLFVAIFWPFIPQFVCNCLFYWALYFNPIINIDLVVKEVRRLETQVQ from the exons atggaagaagaTGAGACTTCACAGGGTGAACCAGAGAGGGCAGAAGTTAAAGCACGTGCTACCCCTGAAATCAGTCGGAAAATATCAGTTAGTGAGTTCCATTGCCATTGCTGTTATGACATTCTGGTTAATCCCACCACCCTGAATTGTGGACATAGTTTCTGTAGACATTGCCTAGCCTTGTGGTGGGTATCCTCCAAGAAGAATGAATGTCCagaatgcagagaaaaatgggaagGATTCCCCAAAGTCAACATTCTTCTCAG GGATGTTATTGAAAGACTCTTCTCTGATGCAAttgaacaaagaaaagaagatatTCAACAAAACAGTGATGTAGCACGCAGCTTAACAACCTTCCAAAAATATGGGAATGACCAGATTTCTACAGCTCCAAACACGGGAAGAATTAATCCTCGAGGAGGAGGGTTTTTCTCAGGCGTTCTGACAGCTTTAACTGGTGTAGCA GTAGTACTACTTGGGTATCACTGGAGTAGCAGAGAATTTGAAGATGATCTTCTTGTCCACAAGCCAGTTGCTAAATGGACTGTTGAAGAAGTGATACTTTGGCTAGAGCAACTGGGCCCATGGGCTTCACATTATAAAGAGAAATTTCTGCTGGAGAAAGTAAATGGAAG GCTCCTTCTCACATTGACAGAGGAGGATTTCACAAAAGAGCCTTACAGTATAGTGAACAATAATCATAGAAAAGCTATTATGGCAGAATTGGAATGTGTCAAAACTTTAGGTGTTAAACCACCACAGAACCTTTGGGAATATAAG GCAGTAAATCCAGGAAAATCACTCTTTATTCTGTATGCACTGAAGAGTTCTCCGAGACTCAGTATGTTATACTTGTATCTGTTTGATTATGCAGAAGCTTTCCTACCTTTCATCCACACAATTTGTCCTATGCAAGAAAACCAGTATGAAGATATTGTCACAAAATTATTA GACCTCAAACATCCTTCTTGGAAACAGTGGAGAGAATTCATTGTGAAGTATTTATTTGTGCCATACCAGCTGATAGCTGAGTTTGCTTGGGATTGGCTGGATGTGCACTATTGGACATCAAGATTTATAATTGTAAATGCAATGCTGCACTCTGTTCTCGAGCTACTCACCTTTTGGAGGCTCTGGTCAAGAAGAGAATTGAA gACTATTCCTCACAGAATGTGGAGACATTTCTGGAAAGTCTCAACCCAGGGTctttttgttgctattttttGGCCTTTTATACCTCAGTTTGTCTGcaattgtttgttttactggGCCTTGTACTTTAATCCAATTATAAACATTGATCTTGTGGTTAAAGAAGTAAGGCGCTTGGAGACACAAGTGCAGTGA